From a single Bacillus pseudomycoides DSM 12442 genomic region:
- a CDS encoding DUF2268 domain-containing protein has translation MNIKSLRSDKIYRKISQAPKEEKVELYRQEMLAPFMRKWKIQHVPFKAEEPNSFDVITLNNIMSISPTQITNEITRELDLISSDSFWSECTEAVRKSLHLFKEHDVNLRVSDYLFTILLGDPNSPSLMLNEGYSGDGGIPGYIMCTLVPNEYTIPRMKAALAHECNHNVRYQFIQWDYTVTLGELIVSEGLAENFATSIFGEDLLGPWVSKTTMEMLNRHIKPVLKEQLQLTGFDKIAPYLYGDELAKLQNYMPVNMSYAAGYACGYYLIKYYLEKTGKNIFEATITPANLILDEIKGFWDEETIING, from the coding sequence ATGAATATAAAATCATTACGCTCAGATAAAATATATCGAAAAATTTCACAAGCTCCAAAAGAGGAAAAGGTTGAGTTATACAGACAAGAGATGTTGGCTCCGTTTATGAGGAAATGGAAAATTCAACATGTTCCTTTTAAAGCTGAGGAGCCAAATAGTTTTGATGTTATTACATTGAATAATATAATGAGCATTTCTCCTACTCAGATTACAAATGAGATTACACGAGAATTAGACTTGATTTCATCTGATTCTTTTTGGTCTGAGTGTACAGAAGCTGTTAGGAAAAGCCTTCATTTATTTAAAGAGCATGATGTGAACCTACGTGTATCCGATTACTTATTCACGATTCTATTAGGGGATCCCAATAGCCCTTCGTTAATGTTAAATGAAGGATATAGTGGTGATGGAGGTATCCCTGGCTATATTATGTGTACACTTGTCCCAAATGAATACACAATACCTCGAATGAAAGCTGCTTTAGCACATGAATGTAATCATAATGTTCGATATCAATTTATTCAGTGGGATTATACTGTTACTTTAGGTGAATTAATTGTTAGTGAAGGGTTAGCAGAGAACTTTGCTACTTCTATTTTTGGAGAAGATCTACTCGGTCCTTGGGTATCGAAAACAACTATGGAAATGCTTAATAGACATATTAAACCTGTGCTCAAGGAACAATTACAATTAACAGGCTTTGATAAAATTGCACCGTATCTTTATGGTGATGAATTAGCAAAACTTCAAAACTATATGCCAGTCAATATGTCTTATGCTGCTGGTTATGCCTGTGGGTACTATTTAATTAAATACTATTTAGAAAAAACAGGTAAAAATATCTTTGAAGCCACAATAACTCCTGCTAATCTAATATTAGATGAAATAAAAGGATTTTGGGATGAAGAAACAATTATTAACGGGTGA
- a CDS encoding DUF1064 domain-containing protein, with protein MFKRKKKTGRINSRKTVVLGIEFDSKTEAEYYLFLKSNPEVVEIKLQPQYMLLEGFYITTRDGKRKKRRDWKFTADFLVTYKDGTQEVIDVKGYANDRFPYMKKMFEYRYKQELVVVMKDKQKGWIRK; from the coding sequence TTGTTTAAGCGCAAAAAGAAGACAGGCCGTATTAATAGTAGAAAAACAGTCGTACTAGGAATTGAGTTTGATAGTAAAACAGAAGCAGAGTATTACCTGTTCTTAAAGAGTAACCCTGAGGTTGTTGAGATTAAGCTACAACCTCAGTACATGCTCCTTGAAGGGTTTTATATTACTACACGAGATGGTAAACGGAAGAAGCGAAGAGATTGGAAATTCACAGCAGATTTCTTAGTTACTTATAAGGATGGAACACAGGAAGTGATTGATGTCAAAGGTTATGCTAACGATCGCTTTCCATATATGAAGAAGATGTTTGAATACCGATATAAGCAGGAGTTAGTTGTTGTTATGAAGGACAAACAGAAAGGTTGGATAAGAAAATAA